One genomic segment of Thermodesulfobacterium sp. TA1 includes these proteins:
- the lpxD gene encoding UDP-3-O-(3-hydroxymyristoyl)glucosamine N-acyltransferase, protein MKTYKLSFIAQLINGKLIGEDLEIKGINALPLAQEDEMVFIDSLKRVSQAKESKAKAVLCPLGFASYLEGKAVIEVKDVRLAFAKITYLFKKEPPVKWGISDKAFIEEGVEIEEPVAIYPNVYIQSGAKIRKGAVLYPGVFVGAFCEIGENTVVYPNAVIYPYSKIGKNCIIHAGVVIGADGFGFAQEPLEEGYRNVKIYHFGGVLIEDEVEIGANSTVDRAVFGATVIGEGTKIDNSVQVGHNVRVGKQNILVSHTAIGGSAVLEDFVMIAGQVGIAPSAKIGKGAKVAAKSGVVGEVPANAEVAGIPAIKANVWRRAVVIFEKLPEIYKELKKFLKTF, encoded by the coding sequence TTGAAAACCTACAAACTTTCTTTTATTGCCCAACTAATAAACGGAAAGCTTATAGGAGAAGACTTAGAAATAAAAGGAATAAATGCCCTCCCTCTTGCCCAAGAAGACGAAATGGTTTTTATCGATTCTTTAAAACGGGTTTCTCAGGCTAAAGAATCTAAAGCTAAGGCTGTGCTTTGTCCATTAGGTTTTGCCTCTTATCTTGAAGGGAAAGCCGTGATAGAGGTTAAAGATGTAAGGTTAGCCTTTGCCAAAATTACATATCTTTTCAAAAAAGAACCCCCGGTTAAATGGGGTATAAGTGATAAAGCTTTTATAGAGGAAGGTGTAGAAATAGAAGAACCGGTGGCTATCTACCCTAATGTATACATACAGTCAGGGGCTAAAATCAGAAAAGGAGCGGTGCTTTATCCAGGGGTGTTTGTAGGAGCTTTTTGTGAGATAGGAGAAAATACGGTGGTTTACCCTAATGCTGTAATCTATCCCTATTCTAAGATAGGGAAAAACTGTATAATCCATGCAGGGGTTGTAATAGGGGCAGATGGATTTGGCTTTGCTCAAGAACCATTAGAAGAAGGTTATAGAAACGTTAAAATTTATCACTTTGGAGGGGTTTTGATAGAAGATGAGGTAGAAATAGGTGCCAACTCTACGGTTGATAGGGCTGTTTTTGGGGCAACAGTGATAGGAGAAGGAACAAAAATAGACAACTCTGTTCAGGTAGGGCATAACGTTAGGGTTGGGAAACAAAATATCTTGGTTTCTCATACTGCCATAGGAGGAAGCGCTGTTTTAGAAGACTTTGTTATGATAGCCGGACAAGTAGGCATAGCCCCTTCAGCAAAAATAGGCAAAGGGGCTAAGGTCGCAGCCAAATCAGGAGTGGTAGGAGAAGTCCCAGCTAACGCTGAGGTAGCAGGTATTCCGGCTATCAAGGCTAATGTTTGGAGAAGAGCGGTGGTAATCTTTGAGAAACTTCCTGAAATTTACAAAGAACTTAAGAAATTCCTAAAGACTTTTTAG
- the thrS gene encoding threonine--tRNA ligase, whose product MKIVIQGIGEFEFQSGQSLKTLIPEVKKIIKKLPIGFKLKGKFIDWHTFIKENLAENGIVELSPVFSEDQDALWFLRHTASHVLAQAVKELFPEAKLGIGPAIEDGFYYDIYYSRPFNEEDLQKIEAKVKEIIKQKLPLERKEISKEEAKELFSSLKEEFKLELIEEIEDEVLSIYSQGKFIDLCRGPHLLSTGDIKAIKLLSVSGAYWKGDEKNPMLWRIYGTAFFNKEELEEHLKRLEEIKKRDHRKLGKELELFTIEEDIGPGLVIWLPKGAILRNIIENFWKEEHFKRGYQLLYTPHIALRDLWKVSGHLDFYTENMFPPMELENRAYQLKPMNCPFHIYVYNQKRRSYREFPLRFCELGTVYRFERSGVLHGLLRVRGFTQDDAHIFCREDQLEEELTNVLDLVIYFLKVFGFHEYKIFVSTRPEKFVGDPQVWDVAEEALKKALENKGLSYEIDPGEGVFYGPKIDLKIKDVLGRFWQCSTIQVDFNLPERFNLVYVGEDNKFYRPIMIHRALLGSLERFLGVLIENYAGAFPFWIAPVQIKVLTITDRTIPYAEKVAQTLEQTGFRVERDFRSEKLNYKIRMAQQEKVPYMVIIGDKEEENQVVSLRTRTGEILNNLSLEDLIDRLKKENHPVYQLNERS is encoded by the coding sequence TTGAAAATAGTTATTCAAGGTATCGGGGAGTTTGAATTTCAATCAGGTCAATCTTTAAAAACACTTATTCCAGAAGTTAAAAAAATTATCAAAAAGCTTCCGATAGGTTTTAAGCTTAAAGGAAAATTTATAGACTGGCATACTTTTATAAAAGAAAATTTAGCCGAAAACGGGATCGTCGAACTTTCTCCGGTTTTTTCTGAAGATCAAGATGCTTTGTGGTTTTTACGTCATACAGCCTCGCATGTTCTCGCCCAGGCGGTAAAAGAACTTTTTCCAGAGGCTAAATTAGGTATAGGGCCTGCGATCGAAGACGGGTTTTATTACGATATCTATTATTCTCGTCCTTTTAACGAAGAGGACTTACAAAAAATAGAGGCTAAAGTTAAAGAGATCATCAAACAAAAACTTCCTTTAGAAAGAAAGGAAATCAGCAAGGAAGAGGCTAAAGAGCTTTTCTCTTCATTAAAAGAAGAGTTTAAACTTGAACTTATAGAGGAAATCGAAGATGAAGTTCTTTCCATCTATTCTCAAGGCAAATTTATAGACCTTTGTCGAGGTCCTCACCTACTTTCTACCGGGGACATAAAAGCGATAAAACTTCTTTCTGTTTCTGGTGCTTATTGGAAGGGAGACGAAAAAAATCCCATGTTATGGCGGATTTATGGAACTGCTTTTTTTAACAAAGAAGAGCTTGAAGAACATTTAAAAAGGCTTGAGGAAATCAAAAAAAGAGACCACAGAAAATTAGGTAAAGAGCTTGAACTTTTTACGATAGAAGAGGATATAGGTCCTGGATTAGTAATATGGTTACCCAAGGGTGCTATCCTCAGAAATATAATAGAAAACTTCTGGAAAGAAGAACATTTTAAACGTGGTTATCAGTTGTTGTATACTCCGCATATAGCTTTAAGAGACCTGTGGAAAGTTTCTGGTCATTTAGATTTTTATACAGAAAACATGTTTCCTCCGATGGAGCTTGAAAACAGAGCCTATCAATTAAAACCTATGAATTGTCCTTTTCATATTTATGTTTATAACCAAAAAAGAAGAAGTTATCGAGAATTTCCTTTACGTTTTTGTGAATTAGGAACGGTTTATCGTTTTGAAAGAAGCGGGGTCTTACATGGGCTGTTAAGGGTTAGAGGATTCACTCAAGATGATGCTCATATCTTTTGTCGCGAAGACCAGCTTGAAGAGGAGCTTACCAACGTTTTGGATTTAGTAATTTACTTTTTAAAGGTTTTTGGTTTTCATGAATATAAAATATTTGTATCTACCAGGCCAGAAAAGTTTGTAGGTGATCCACAGGTTTGGGACGTAGCAGAAGAGGCCCTTAAAAAGGCTTTAGAAAACAAAGGTTTATCTTATGAAATAGACCCTGGAGAAGGGGTGTTTTATGGACCTAAAATAGACCTAAAGATAAAAGATGTATTGGGTAGATTTTGGCAGTGTTCTACCATTCAGGTAGATTTTAACCTGCCTGAAAGGTTTAATCTGGTCTATGTAGGAGAGGATAATAAGTTTTATCGTCCTATTATGATACATAGAGCCTTATTAGGGTCCTTAGAAAGATTTTTAGGGGTTTTAATAGAAAATTACGCCGGGGCTTTCCCGTTTTGGATAGCTCCGGTGCAGATAAAGGTTCTAACGATTACCGACAGAACCATCCCTTACGCAGAAAAGGTGGCTCAGACTTTAGAACAGACTGGTTTTAGGGTAGAAAGAGACTTTAGAAGTGAAAAGCTTAATTATAAAATAAGGATGGCTCAGCAAGAAAAGGTGCCTTACATGGTAATAATTGGAGATAAAGAAGAAGAAAATCAAGTAGTAAGTCTTAGAACACGCACAGGGGAAATTTTAAACAATCTATCTTTGGAAGATCTTATAGATAGATTAAAAAAAGAAAATCACCCAGTTTATCAACTTAATGAAAGGTCTTAA
- the infC gene encoding translation initiation factor IF-3, with protein sequence MQKDLKKKYRVNEQIKANEVRLIGPDGKQIGIVSLREALRYAEDYGLDLVEIAPTANPPVCKIMDFGEFLYQEAKKAKEAKKKQVQIETKEIKLSPKTDKHDLEVKIKHIIRFLEDKNKVKVRIVFKGREISHPEMADKVLQAIFEAVKDKAQIESPPKLEGKQLITILAPLVKK encoded by the coding sequence ATGCAAAAAGATTTGAAGAAAAAATATCGGGTTAACGAGCAGATAAAAGCAAATGAAGTAAGGTTAATCGGTCCTGATGGTAAACAGATTGGGATAGTGTCTCTAAGAGAAGCTCTGAGATATGCCGAAGATTATGGTTTAGATTTGGTAGAAATTGCCCCTACAGCTAATCCGCCTGTTTGTAAAATTATGGATTTTGGAGAGTTTTTATATCAAGAGGCAAAAAAAGCTAAAGAAGCTAAAAAAAAGCAGGTACAGATCGAAACCAAAGAAATCAAGCTCAGCCCCAAAACAGATAAACACGATTTAGAAGTAAAAATTAAACACATTATCAGGTTCTTAGAAGATAAAAACAAGGTAAAAGTTAGGATAGTGTTTAAAGGAAGAGAGATATCCCATCCAGAAATGGCAGACAAGGTTTTACAAGCTATTTTTGAAGCGGTAAAAGATAAAGCTCAGATAGAAAGTCCTCCTAAGCTTGAAGGTAAACAATTGATAACCATCCTTGCTCCTTTGGTAAAAAAATGA
- a CDS encoding FmdB family zinc ribbon protein, translating to MAIYEYECLACGHRFEVWQKITEEPLKTCEKCGGGLRRLIGNTGFILKGSGWYVTDYARKEKGQKDNGKQESSKESS from the coding sequence ATGGCCATCTATGAATATGAGTGCTTAGCTTGCGGACATAGGTTTGAGGTTTGGCAAAAAATTACTGAAGAACCTCTTAAAACTTGTGAAAAATGTGGTGGAGGATTAAGACGGCTTATAGGTAATACCGGTTTTATTCTAAAAGGAAGTGGGTGGTATGTGACAGATTATGCTCGAAAAGAAAAAGGTCAAAAAGATAACGGTAAGCAAGAAAGTTCTAAAGAAAGTTCTTAA
- a CDS encoding FAD-dependent thymidylate synthase, with the protein MKLSDLRETQKELISIVFENSDFKALTDFLFFSYLGARICYASSHPLALFSEEKFKNFEAFKSFLLHLKKLEHYSVFAHTPVFVDTANIKDTHKLLLAQVYFKVFWDEVNQQALFNLRHLAENLSDEAFAKVIETPPDLSGIKITYFRKQDLLYKGSLLDFTYQILEKNPDNLFTEPEIIIIQQEKPYPFNWIGVITHNFSRIFSHQFVRHTWLNFNQRSHRYTEVDKFVVPGVFKPTHVEIYKQVIQQSMGYYKEFMKEVKKESARFLVPQGVATTLLATGPQFVWEDFINKRAIPQAQEEIRNLAYILKDYLFS; encoded by the coding sequence ATGAAACTATCTGACTTAAGAGAGACTCAAAAAGAACTTATTTCTATAGTGTTTGAAAATTCAGACTTTAAGGCTCTAACTGATTTTTTGTTTTTTAGCTATTTAGGGGCAAGAATATGTTATGCTTCTTCCCATCCTTTAGCTCTTTTTTCTGAAGAAAAATTCAAAAATTTCGAAGCCTTTAAAAGTTTTCTTTTACATCTAAAGAAGTTAGAACATTATAGCGTCTTTGCCCATACTCCAGTTTTTGTAGACACAGCTAATATAAAAGACACTCATAAACTCCTTTTAGCACAGGTTTATTTTAAGGTTTTTTGGGATGAAGTTAACCAACAAGCCCTTTTTAACCTAAGACATCTTGCAGAGAATCTTTCTGATGAAGCCTTTGCTAAAGTTATAGAAACCCCACCTGATTTATCAGGTATTAAAATTACATATTTTAGGAAGCAGGACCTTTTATACAAAGGAAGTCTTTTAGATTTTACCTACCAAATTTTAGAAAAGAACCCTGACAACCTTTTTACTGAGCCTGAAATCATCATCATTCAACAAGAAAAACCTTATCCTTTCAACTGGATTGGTGTAATTACACATAATTTTTCAAGGATTTTTAGTCATCAATTTGTAAGACACACTTGGCTTAATTTTAACCAGCGTTCACATAGATATACAGAAGTAGATAAATTTGTAGTTCCTGGGGTGTTTAAACCTACTCATGTAGAGATTTACAAACAAGTTATTCAGCAATCGATGGGGTATTATAAAGAATTTATGAAGGAAGTTAAGAAAGAAAGTGCACGGTTTTTGGTCCCACAAGGGGTTGCTACTACTCTTTTAGCCACAGGACCACAGTTTGTTTGGGAGGATTTTATCAACAAAAGAGCCATTCCACAAGCCCAAGAAGAGATTAGAAACTTAGCTTATATTCTTAAAGATTATTTGTTTTCTTGA
- the dut gene encoding dUTP diphosphatase encodes MKVEIWKKDERAKLPEKSTSGSVGYDLFALEDLEILPGEFKLIRTGLVMKAPYPYALFIFPRSSLFKNKGLIMPNSAGIIDFDYCGEEDEVKIPVVNLSQKTAFIKAHEKIAQAVFIQVGFPEIIEIKEPPQKNSRGGFGSTGGYK; translated from the coding sequence ATGAAGGTAGAGATATGGAAAAAAGACGAAAGGGCTAAACTTCCTGAAAAAAGCACCAGCGGTTCGGTTGGTTATGACCTTTTTGCTTTAGAAGATTTAGAAATACTCCCAGGAGAGTTTAAACTTATAAGAACCGGTTTGGTGATGAAAGCCCCCTACCCTTACGCCCTATTTATCTTTCCTCGGTCGTCACTTTTTAAAAATAAAGGGCTTATCATGCCAAACTCGGCAGGCATCATCGATTTTGACTATTGTGGAGAAGAAGACGAGGTAAAAATCCCGGTGGTTAATCTTTCTCAAAAAACAGCCTTTATAAAGGCTCATGAAAAAATAGCCCAGGCAGTTTTTATCCAAGTAGGATTCCCTGAGATAATAGAAATCAAAGAACCACCACAAAAGAATTCAAGAGGTGGTTTTGGGTCAACAGGTGGTTATAAATGA
- a CDS encoding redox-sensing transcriptional repressor Rex, translating into MKIKDIPENTLERLIFYLKILENLEIKGITSISSEELAERAGVTSAQLRKDLNFLGTLGTKGVGYNVKTLKFNLKKFLGRSQEWNLVLGGISPLGVFLLQTKELQKEGFYFMAAFDHREEHIGRIYNGVSVYNLDQVSYVFKAIRVDIGVITAEEDAEVYIQAFLNQGLKAILNLTKIPFFSKDNSVRIENLSFLLGLTKLSYFLNK; encoded by the coding sequence ATGAAAATTAAAGACATACCAGAAAATACTTTAGAAAGGTTAATTTTTTATCTTAAAATTTTGGAAAATCTTGAAATTAAAGGTATAACTTCTATTTCTTCAGAGGAATTAGCAGAAAGAGCAGGGGTTACTTCAGCACAATTAAGAAAAGATCTTAATTTTTTAGGCACGCTTGGGACCAAAGGCGTAGGTTATAATGTTAAGACTTTAAAGTTTAACTTAAAAAAATTTTTAGGAAGGTCTCAAGAGTGGAACTTGGTTTTAGGTGGAATTTCTCCTTTAGGGGTTTTCTTATTACAAACTAAGGAGCTACAGAAAGAAGGTTTTTATTTTATGGCAGCCTTTGATCACAGAGAAGAACACATAGGAAGGATTTATAATGGGGTTTCTGTTTATAATTTAGACCAAGTCTCTTATGTTTTTAAAGCCATTAGAGTAGACATAGGGGTTATTACCGCAGAGGAAGACGCAGAGGTCTATATCCAAGCTTTTTTAAATCAAGGATTAAAAGCCATTTTAAACCTAACTAAAATCCCTTTTTTTTCTAAAGATAACTCAGTCCGTATAGAAAACCTTTCCTTCTTATTAGGGTTAACCAAACTTTCTTACTTTTTAAATAAATAG
- the mtnA gene encoding S-methyl-5-thioribose-1-phosphate isomerase, translating to MKKNINLKVPPQADFIQTWRWTDEGLFLLDQRKLPQQEKYIICNTVDKVRKAIKDMVVRGAPAIGICSAIGFTIGIKNFLEKKKKISIQSINQEVKKISYLLETARPTAVNLKWAVNRMKNVCENFLKEIEKEQITLEILKRLYFFLEEEALKIWEEDIIGNLAMAKFGKDLIPEGGVLTHCNTGALATGGYGTALGVIRESYKHNKKIFVFVDETRPFLQGSRLTAWELSKLKIPYAIITDNTAGYLMKKGQVKAVIVGADRIASNGDTANKIGTYSLAVLAYHHQIPFFVAAPSSTFDLEILSGEEIPIEQRPSKEVLYCVKSKIAPLNAKAYNFAFDITPGELITAIITEKGVIYPPYKENILKTIKGNEN from the coding sequence ATGAAAAAAAACATAAATCTAAAGGTTCCTCCTCAAGCAGATTTTATCCAAACCTGGAGATGGACTGATGAAGGGTTATTTTTGCTCGACCAGAGGAAATTACCACAACAGGAAAAATATATTATTTGCAATACAGTTGATAAGGTTAGAAAAGCCATCAAGGATATGGTGGTAAGAGGTGCCCCTGCTATAGGAATATGTTCTGCCATCGGATTTACCATAGGAATTAAAAACTTTTTAGAAAAAAAGAAAAAAATCTCTATCCAGAGCATAAATCAAGAGGTTAAAAAAATCAGCTATCTTTTAGAAACAGCAAGACCTACGGCAGTTAATCTTAAATGGGCTGTTAACAGAATGAAAAACGTTTGTGAAAATTTTCTTAAAGAGATTGAAAAAGAACAGATCACTTTAGAAATTTTAAAGAGGTTGTATTTCTTTTTAGAGGAAGAAGCGTTAAAAATATGGGAAGAAGATATAATAGGAAATCTCGCTATGGCAAAATTTGGTAAGGACCTTATTCCTGAAGGTGGAGTGCTTACTCATTGTAATACAGGAGCTTTGGCTACTGGAGGATATGGAACAGCTTTAGGTGTAATAAGAGAGTCTTATAAACACAACAAAAAGATTTTTGTGTTTGTAGATGAAACCAGACCTTTTTTACAGGGGTCAAGGCTTACTGCTTGGGAGCTTAGCAAGCTTAAAATCCCTTATGCCATCATTACCGATAACACAGCAGGGTATCTTATGAAAAAAGGACAGGTTAAAGCCGTTATAGTAGGGGCTGATAGGATTGCGAGTAATGGGGATACTGCTAACAAAATAGGCACCTATAGTTTAGCTGTTCTTGCCTATCATCATCAGATACCTTTCTTTGTAGCCGCTCCATCTTCTACGTTCGATTTAGAAATTCTTTCAGGTGAAGAAATACCGATAGAACAAAGGCCTTCTAAGGAAGTTCTTTATTGCGTTAAATCAAAAATTGCCCCATTAAACGCAAAGGCTTACAACTTTGCCTTTGACATAACTCCTGGGGAATTAATAACGGCTATCATAACAGAAAAAGGGGTGATATATCCTCCTTATAAGGAAAACATACTTAAGACCATAAAAGGGAATGAAAATTAA
- the gatB gene encoding Asp-tRNA(Asn)/Glu-tRNA(Gln) amidotransferase subunit GatB, with amino-acid sequence MEFETVIGLEVHAQLNTQTKMFCSCSTEFGNPPNTQICPVCTGQPGVLPVINKRAVEFALKLGLALGCKINKVSVMARKNYFYPDLPKGYQISQYELPIAEGGEVEIEINGTRKTIHLVRIHMEEDAGKLIHDEKQPFSYVDFNRCGTPLLEIVSAPEISSPEEAVAYLKTLRRILRYLGICDGNMEEGSLRCDANVSVRPKGSDKFGTKVELKNMNSFKHVEKALSYEIKRQIGMLLEGKTIVQETRLYDEATQTTHPMRGKEEAHDYCYFPDPDLIEIQIDDDMLQKVNKELPELPHVKKQRFLTQYKLTPYEVEILIEEKDFAEFFEETLKYYPNPKAVSNFMLTEVLRYLNRDNITISQSNLTPEILAQLLKLVEDNLISITIAKQIFPEVYEKGVAPKKLVEEKGLVQESSEEKLRAICEEVIKENPAEVEKYKAGKKGLLGFFVGQVLKKTQGKANPKVVNKLLEELLEK; translated from the coding sequence ATGGAATTTGAGACGGTCATAGGGCTTGAAGTTCATGCGCAGCTCAATACCCAAACCAAGATGTTTTGTTCCTGTTCTACCGAGTTTGGAAACCCACCTAACACTCAAATTTGTCCTGTATGCACAGGTCAACCTGGGGTACTTCCTGTAATCAACAAAAGAGCAGTAGAATTTGCCTTAAAATTAGGATTGGCCTTAGGTTGTAAAATAAATAAAGTTTCGGTGATGGCCCGTAAAAACTATTTTTATCCAGACCTCCCTAAAGGATACCAGATCTCTCAATACGAGCTTCCTATAGCTGAAGGCGGAGAAGTAGAGATAGAAATAAACGGCACCCGAAAGACCATCCATTTAGTAAGGATACATATGGAAGAGGATGCCGGCAAACTTATCCATGATGAAAAGCAACCCTTTTCCTATGTAGATTTTAACCGTTGTGGGACTCCCCTTTTGGAAATAGTTAGTGCACCAGAAATTTCTTCTCCTGAAGAGGCTGTAGCCTACTTAAAAACTTTGAGGCGAATCCTAAGATATTTAGGGATTTGTGACGGTAATATGGAAGAAGGAAGCTTAAGGTGTGATGCTAACGTTTCAGTGAGGCCCAAAGGAAGTGATAAATTTGGAACCAAAGTAGAACTTAAAAATATGAACTCTTTTAAACACGTTGAGAAAGCCTTATCCTATGAAATCAAAAGACAGATAGGGATGCTGCTTGAAGGGAAAACCATCGTACAAGAAACCAGACTTTATGATGAAGCCACTCAAACCACCCATCCTATGAGAGGAAAAGAGGAAGCTCATGATTACTGCTATTTCCCTGACCCAGACTTGATAGAAATTCAAATAGACGATGACATGTTACAAAAAGTAAATAAGGAACTTCCTGAACTTCCTCATGTGAAAAAACAAAGATTTTTAACCCAGTATAAGCTTACCCCTTATGAAGTAGAAATTTTAATAGAAGAAAAGGATTTTGCTGAATTTTTTGAAGAAACCTTAAAATATTATCCTAACCCTAAAGCAGTTTCTAACTTTATGCTTACTGAGGTTTTACGCTATCTAAACAGAGACAACATAACCATCAGCCAGTCAAACCTTACCCCAGAAATTTTAGCCCAACTTCTTAAATTGGTAGAGGATAATCTTATTTCTATAACCATAGCTAAACAAATCTTTCCTGAGGTTTATGAAAAAGGGGTTGCACCTAAAAAATTAGTAGAAGAAAAAGGGTTGGTGCAAGAAAGCTCAGAGGAAAAACTAAGGGCTATTTGTGAAGAAGTTATAAAAGAAAATCCGGCAGAAGTAGAAAAATATAAAGCAGGAAAGAAAGGTTTGCTTGGTTTCTTTGTAGGTCAAGTTTTAAAGAAAACCCAAGGAAAAGCTAATCCCAAGGTTGTTAACAAACTTTTAGAGGAGCTATTAGAAAAATGA
- a CDS encoding helix-turn-helix domain-containing protein — protein sequence MTSYKTNRTKILSYALSGKLTFKEASLALGLSYRHTLRLKEKLKNLGLIGLQRTKPKKPPNLKITPELRNTIISLTQKYYFDFNVLHFRDKLIENYGINLIYKSLRKLLIIEEGLHEPRKKRKVYRRRRRMSKAGMLVQMDVLLQLIHHKPKVG from the coding sequence ATGACCTCCTATAAAACCAATAGAACTAAAATCCTCTCTTATGCCTTATCAGGTAAACTCACCTTTAAAGAAGCTTCCTTAGCCCTCGGCTTAAGCTATAGACATACACTCAGGCTCAAAGAAAAACTTAAAAACCTCGGTCTCATTGGACTTCAAAGAACAAAGCCCAAAAAACCTCCTAACCTTAAAATCACACCAGAACTAAGAAATACCATCATCTCCCTAACACAAAAATACTACTTTGACTTCAATGTGCTTCACTTTAGAGACAAACTTATAGAGAACTATGGTATTAATCTTATCTACAAAAGCCTAAGGAAGCTTCTGATAATAGAAGAAGGACTACATGAACCAAGAAAAAAAAGGAAGGTATATAGGAGACGGAGAAGGATGTCCAAAGCGGGGATGCTTGTTCAGATGGATGTTTTGCTTCAGCTAATTCACCACAAGCCAAAGGTAGGATAG